From the genome of Brassica oleracea var. oleracea cultivar TO1000 chromosome C4, BOL, whole genome shotgun sequence:
AGCCTTTATACTGTCTGTTGATTTCTTTGGCACTTTAAAGATACAAAGTTTGACGAATCTTGATGTTTTTATTTATTTATCGTTTCCATCGAACTTATTCGATTTCATAATGTAAATTATTATTTAAATAATTCGTTTACTTGTTCTTGTGTTGCTGTTGTTTTCATGGATAGTACTGGGTATTCGAATAAAAAATCCCAAAAAAATATGAGAATATTATTCTTTGGTTAATATTTGCTGTCAAGAAATATAGTTTATTTTACCTTTAAAAATCGTAGCGGGTATTACATGTGTTATTAAAAAAAGGGTTAACGATTCCAAGATTGTGTATACTCTGAAAGATAGTTCACCATAATCACGAAATAGATTTGATAATTTTATATTAGATTGCAATCTTAAGTAATAATTTATTCCACATGTATCACCCTTTATATCTAATCTATTAATTTAGAGTTCTACTTTTTATCTACTTATAAATAGTCTAGGTTGGACCATTACATTTAATTAGATTTCCTATTATTTCTACTTATATCTAACTTAATTATTATTAAATATATACCCTACCCTAAAATTAAGGAACTAAATAACTAATCTATTATTTTTAATAATGGGTTCAATTTATATTAACATTGTTTTAAGTAAATAATCTATTATATTTTATATATTTATATATAAAAAATTAAATACACCTACTAATTCATGTATACACAACTGTACTTTAATTCAATTGTAAGAAAGAAATTCTTAAAAACACTCACCAAATACATAATAATATATCGTATAGATAAAGTATTAAAACTAGAGATACATATATATATATATATGATAAAATAAATAGTAATTGTAATTAATATTTAATGATATGCTGAAACATGTTATTATTGATATTTTTATGAGTATAGTTTCACGGGTTATTTCAACACATAAAATATTTATCAAATATAAACTCATCGAACAAAACATAAAACATACTTTAAGTTAGGCTTAATCATTCAGGTACCCGTAACGATACGGGTTGGGTATTTGGAATTTCAGTTCTAATTTATATCACATTCTAAGTCTCATTCTGGTAAATTTGCAAGTACGGATCGAGTTCGGATGTAAGCTTCAGTTTTGCTTCTAAATTGTATCACATCTAAAATTTATAAAGTAACCATATATTGTTCTGATTCATGTTATATGGATTCGGTTCGGATATATCCAAAATTAAATCCAAAATTAAAAAGCAAAACATAAGAAATAAACTTATTTATATAGGATTGGATATTTAAAGTACTTATTGAAGATTTAAATACTTATTTTTAGATATAATTTCAAAATAAATATAGAATTGAATATTTGAAGTAAATATTTATGTTTCAAATATTTATATTTGCGAGTAATATGGACTTTCAGATCGGGTTTTTGAATTTTTGGGTTTTTTTTTTGGTTTTTCGGGTTGCCTTCGGGTTTGGCTAATAACATTTCGAGTTCGGATATGTGGTGTACCACACTACAAGACTTATTCTGAAAATTTTTATATTTCAGAATGGGCACGGATCAGCTTTTTTGGTTTGAGTTCGGTATGAAATTTGGTTTACGGATTTTATGTCCATATCTATTTTAAATGAAAAAAAAGTGCGATTATATAAAAGAAATTACCAAAATAGTATTCCGCGTTTCAGCGCGGATGAAAATCTAGTTGTCTGTTATTTTTTGGCATTTTAAGGATACAAGGAGTGACGAATGTTTTTTATTTATCATTTCCATTTGAACATATTCGATTTCATAATGTAGATCGATATTTATATAATTAGTTTACTTGTTCTCGTGCTGCTGTTGTTTTCATGGATAGTACTGGGTATTCGAACAAAAAATATGAGAATGTTATTCTTTAGTTAATATTTGCTGTCAAGAAATATAGTTTTTTTTTTATCTTTAAAAATTGAAGCGTGGATTACATGTGTTGTCAAAATGGGTAAACAATTCCAAGAGTATGTATAACATGGAAGATCGTTCACCGCAACCACGAAATAGATTTGATAATTTTATATTAGATTGCAATCTTCAATTACAATCCAATTTATTCCAAAATTCTGTTAAAAATAAATGTGTAAGTTGTTTAGTAGATTAGGAGAGTTTTTTAGGGCCAAACACCTGCGGGTTGGGTTACACATAATCCGCTCAGCTACAGAACCCATTCTAGTATTATAAACCCAAGTGGTTTATGGTGAATGTTTTTCTTATACTATAGGATTATACTAATTACTAAAATAAACTGCTGTGTACCAGTGTACCTATATAAATTTAGAACACAACTATAAATTATTTTTCATTGTATTTACAATAGTAGAGACACATCATTCACCTTTCACCAGCCTCACAAATCACAACACACGCACAAAAACACCTTACGCATGAAAATATTAAAATCTTAAGTACGTCTACGGCGCAGTTTAGCAGCAAGAGGATTAGCCATCTCACATGAAAGCCTGAGTTTCTCAGATAAGTCAACGCCGTTACCATCTGACACTCCCCATTCAAATTCGTGTAACAGCGTCGCGGTCCAGAACGTAACGGTTGTCAATCCAAGATTCTTCCCAGGACAGATCCTACGACCAGACCCGAAAGGCGCTAGTCTCAAATCCGACCCAAGAACCGAGAACTCCACCTCACCTTCTTTCGTCACGAATCTTTCGGGTCTGAACTCCAAAGGATCGACCCACACGTGTGGATCATGCGCTATTGCCCACATGTTCACCATTGCTGTGGTCCCTGCCGGAATAAAACGACCATCAACGATCGTATCTGTTATGGCCAAACGGGCCCATGAAAGAAGTGGGCCTGGTGGATGCATTCTCAGGACTTCTTTTACCACAGCCGTCAGATATGGAAGTGAAGCCAAGTCAGACTCATCTACAGCTCTTGATTTTCCGACCACCAAATCAAGTTCACTCTGAATCGTCGATTGAATATCTGGATGAAGCACTATCCTAGCTAGGTTCCACTCGATTAAAACCGCTACAGTGTCCGTTCCTCTGAATATCATCTCCTGTGACAATAATATAACCAGAATAAATGCGATATGTAGAATCTGTTAATACATACTTCAGTGCTTTATTTATCTTAGCACATGTCACATTCCGTCTATAAATTTCATGTTATATAGGACTTTATATAAAATTTAATTACCCAAAGAACGGCGATGATGTCCGGGTCGGATAAATGATCAGAGCCATGCAGGGAGAGCAGGACGTCCACGAAATCACGAGGCGTGTCACCGGTTTGATTACGATGCTCGGATATAATCCGGGATACAAACCGGTTTACCTTCGGTACGAGTGCGGAACATCTAGACCGGATTCTCTGTGGATCAAATTCCAATAACCAAGGAAGGTGATCGGTCCAATTCAATGTTCCGAGCAAATCATAGCCTTCTTCGACCAACTCACGTAACTCACTATGGTCTTGATCAAGTTCGTACTCTTGTCCGAAAACAGAGCACATCATGTTGTTAAGCGACGCCGTTTTGAGCAACTCACGGACAAAACAGACGCCGTTAGTGCTCTGTTTCTCAAGAAACCCCACCATCTGGCTAGCGATCACTCGCCTCTGTGTTTCAGCACGTTTGATTTGTTTCGGACTAAAGAGATGGTTCGAAGCGATACGCCGCAGAGTTCGCCAGTAAACACCGTGTGGTGCAAATCCAATCGCCCGGTTGAACATCAGAGAGTAAGCTGATTCCTTAACCGGCCGGTCAGCAAAAACAGGGCTATTCAGAATCTCTTTAGCAACGTCGGGAT
Proteins encoded in this window:
- the LOC106339931 gene encoding cytochrome P450 78A6, encoding MATELESSLVFALLSKCTVLSQNNLAFSLLAIVFVWLAISLFFWTYLGGPAWGKFLSRRLTNKTGTVIPGPRGFPFVGSMSLMSSTLAHRRIADSAERFGAKRLLAFSLGETRVIVTCNPDVAKEILNSPVFADRPVKESAYSLMFNRAIGFAPHGVYWRTLRRIASNHLFSPKQIKRAETQRRVIASQMVGFLEKQSTNGVCFVRELLKTASLNNMMCSVFGQEYELDQDHSELRELVEEGYDLLGTLNWTDHLPWLLEFDPQRIRSRCSALVPKVNRFVSRIISEHRNQTGDTPRDFVDVLLSLHGSDHLSDPDIIAVLWEMIFRGTDTVAVLIEWNLARIVLHPDIQSTIQSELDLVVGKSRAVDESDLASLPYLTAVVKEVLRMHPPGPLLSWARLAITDTIVDGRFIPAGTTAMVNMWAIAHDPHVWVDPLEFRPERFVTKEGEVEFSVLGSDLRLAPFGSGRRICPGKNLGLTTVTFWTATLLHEFEWGVSDGNGVDLSEKLRLSCEMANPLAAKLRRRRT